In the Pseudothauera hydrothermalis genome, one interval contains:
- a CDS encoding nitrous oxide reductase accessory protein NosL: protein MNPLLKSPRLLGSLALACFGFGAVLAMLPQGSSRNADFIPPAEDLCIVPAARLAAALPWDPAAGLHIHAARPVPAQARCPVCGMYPARYPRWAAQLIFADGAAHFFDSPVDLFIFLGDTARYDPERAGNTVAALYVTDFDTGRWIAAHQAYFVLGSAVRGPMRGPDLPAFASRDQASAFAATQGGEVAAFADITPARVAKLRTANHAH from the coding sequence ATGAACCCGCTGCTGAAATCCCCGCGCTTACTTGGCAGCTTGGCCTTGGCCTGCTTCGGCTTCGGTGCGGTACTGGCGATGCTGCCCCAGGGCAGCTCGCGCAACGCCGACTTCATACCGCCGGCCGAGGATCTCTGCATCGTGCCCGCGGCGCGCCTCGCCGCCGCGCTGCCGTGGGACCCCGCCGCGGGCCTGCACATCCACGCTGCCCGCCCGGTGCCGGCGCAGGCACGCTGCCCGGTCTGCGGCATGTATCCGGCGCGCTACCCCCGCTGGGCGGCACAGCTCATCTTTGCCGACGGCGCAGCGCATTTCTTCGACTCCCCGGTCGATCTATTTATTTTCCTTGGCGACACTGCACGCTACGACCCGGAACGTGCCGGCAACACGGTCGCCGCCCTGTACGTGACCGACTTCGATACCGGTCGCTGGATCGCTGCGCACCAAGCCTATTTCGTCCTCGGTTCGGCGGTGCGCGGGCCGATGCGCGGCCCTGACCTGCCGGCATTTGCCAGCCGCGACCAAGCCAGTGCGTTTGCCGCTACCCAAGGTGGCGAAGTCGCCGCCTTTGCCGACATCACCCCGGCACGCGTTGCCAAGCTGCGCACCGCCAACCACGCGCACTAA
- a CDS encoding ABC transporter ATP-binding protein, with amino-acid sequence MGQAAERAPQDAVIEVRGAARHYGAVRAVDGVDLAVGRGELFGLIGHNGAGKSTLFKMMLGLVPVSRGEIRIDGTAVGGRDFRAVRRKIGYLPENVVLYDNLTGLETLHFFARLKGVQSGGCGAVLERVGLAHAAGRRVREYSKGMRQRLGFAQALLGHPQILFLDEPTTGLDPEAIREFYLILRGLRAEGVTVVITSHILAEIQQRVDRLAIMAAGKVQALGTVQDLREQMDLPLWFDVHIAEADFAAVRDALGSLPVGTIEARDGHVAVQVRRESKMAVLAALAALGSRVRDLHVREPSLEDVFFGFSD; translated from the coding sequence ATTGGCCAGGCCGCCGAGCGCGCGCCGCAGGACGCGGTAATCGAAGTGCGCGGCGCGGCGCGCCACTACGGCGCGGTGCGTGCGGTCGACGGCGTGGATCTCGCCGTGGGCCGCGGAGAACTCTTCGGCCTGATCGGCCACAACGGCGCAGGCAAGAGCACCCTGTTCAAGATGATGCTCGGCCTGGTGCCGGTGAGCCGCGGCGAGATCCGCATCGACGGCACCGCGGTCGGCGGGCGCGACTTCCGTGCCGTGCGACGCAAGATCGGCTACCTGCCGGAGAACGTCGTGCTCTACGACAACCTCACCGGCCTGGAGACGCTGCACTTCTTCGCCCGTCTGAAGGGCGTGCAAAGTGGCGGCTGCGGCGCAGTGCTGGAGCGCGTCGGTCTGGCTCACGCCGCCGGCCGCCGGGTGCGCGAGTACTCCAAGGGCATGCGCCAGCGTTTAGGGTTTGCCCAGGCCCTGCTCGGACATCCGCAAATTCTCTTTTTGGACGAACCGACCACCGGCCTGGACCCGGAGGCGATACGCGAGTTCTACCTCATCCTGCGCGGCCTGCGTGCCGAGGGCGTGACCGTGGTGATTACCTCGCACATCCTGGCCGAGATCCAGCAAAGGGTCGACCGCCTGGCGATCATGGCCGCCGGCAAGGTACAGGCGCTGGGCACGGTGCAGGACCTGCGCGAGCAGATGGACCTGCCGCTGTGGTTCGACGTCCACATCGCCGAGGCTGATTTTGCCGCGGTGCGCGACGCTCTCGGCAGCTTGCCAGTGGGCACCATCGAGGCGCGCGACGGCCATGTGGCGGTGCAGGTACGGCGCGAATCGAAGATGGCAGTGTTGGCTGCGCTGGCCGCCTTGGGTAGTCGTGTGCGTGATCTGCATGTGCGCGAACCCTCGCTGGAAGACGTGTTCTTCGGCTTTTCCGACTGA
- a CDS encoding type I asparaginase translates to MSRPRVLVLYAGGTIGMVPSARGYRPMADFAAVLRRQLAAFAGLPAWEVVELAQPIDSANLQPAHWREIAAELVARWEEWDGFVVLHGTDTMAWSASALSFMLQGADKPVIFSGAQIPLGQPRSDAPANLQGALALAADPRIREVAIYFGNRLLRGNRSRKVHADRLAAFESPNYLPLAEAGIGIVVHEDRLLRPRAREFRLPVFDPSAVAALTVYPGLSASVLEALLADPALRALVLCSYGVGNAPTADAPLRTLLGAAVARGVVVVNITQCATGSVVPGSYATGSALAEIGVVAGANLTLEAAFAKLHVLIACGLDAAQIRTQFCRPVCGELD, encoded by the coding sequence GTGAGTCGGCCGCGCGTCCTGGTGCTGTATGCCGGCGGCACCATCGGCATGGTGCCGTCGGCACGAGGCTATCGGCCGATGGCCGATTTTGCTGCGGTGTTGCGCCGGCAGTTGGCCGCGTTTGCCGGCCTGCCGGCCTGGGAGGTGGTGGAGCTGGCTCAGCCGATCGACAGCGCCAATTTGCAACCCGCGCACTGGCGGGAAATTGCGGCCGAATTGGTGGCGCGCTGGGAGGAATGGGACGGCTTCGTGGTGCTGCATGGCACCGATACCATGGCCTGGAGTGCTTCGGCACTGTCCTTCATGCTGCAAGGTGCAGACAAACCCGTGATTTTCAGCGGCGCGCAGATCCCACTCGGTCAGCCGCGCAGCGACGCGCCAGCCAATTTGCAAGGTGCACTCGCACTGGCTGCCGACCCACGCATCCGCGAGGTGGCAATTTATTTCGGCAACCGGCTGTTGCGCGGCAACCGTAGCCGCAAGGTACACGCCGACCGTTTGGCGGCTTTTGAATCACCCAATTATTTGCCGCTTGCCGAAGCCGGCATCGGGATCGTCGTGCATGAAGACCGTCTGCTGCGTCCTCGGGCGCGGGAGTTCCGGCTACCGGTGTTCGACCCTTCTGCGGTGGCGGCACTGACCGTCTACCCGGGTTTGTCGGCATCGGTGCTCGAAGCCTTGCTTGCCGATCCAGCGCTGCGGGCGCTTGTGCTCTGTAGCTACGGCGTGGGCAACGCCCCCACGGCCGATGCGCCGTTGCGGACGCTTTTGGGCGCTGCGGTGGCACGCGGTGTGGTGGTGGTCAACATCACCCAGTGCGCCACCGGCAGCGTGGTGCCGGGCAGCTACGCCACCGGGTCGGCGCTGGCCGAAATTGGCGTGGTGGCGGGTGCCAATCTCACGCTGGAAGCCGCATTTGCCAAGTTACATGTATTGATTGCGTGCGGGCTGGATGCAGCGCAGATCCGAACACAATTTTGCCGTCCCGTGTGCGGCGAACTGGACTGA
- a CDS encoding nitrous oxide reductase family maturation protein NosD codes for MTSLSGAFALLRLFAAALALTLLPGLAAAASLQVHPGDSIQAAIDRAAPGDVIEIHRGRYFENLLIEKPLTLRGIDRPTVSGGLKGDTIRITAEDVVIDGLIVSDSGDSLLDQNAGIYIWPGAHRAVVRNCDLTYNLFGLWVEGADDVLIENNVITGKREYRSPMRGNGIQLYNTRRARVFDNNISFVRDALYVDVTHDAIFRGNKLHHSRYGTHYMNSYRNLWEDNDVWMNRGGLALMEVRDQVVRNNRVWANSDHGIMLRTIQDSKVEGNVLAGNARGFFIYDAEYNTLRDNLITDNIVGVHLWAGSKNNVVEGNDFVANREQVRYVGARDMVWGEESGNHWSNYLGWDRNGDGLGDVPYEANDLVDRLSWRHPMMKLLLASPAVQTLRLVGQQFPLLRAPSVVDPNPRMQPNNDNWRNWRGKHYPGSR; via the coding sequence ATGACATCGCTTTCGGGGGCCTTTGCCCTGCTCCGCCTGTTCGCCGCTGCGCTGGCGCTCACGCTACTGCCTGGACTGGCCGCTGCCGCGAGCTTGCAGGTTCACCCCGGCGACTCCATCCAGGCCGCCATCGACCGCGCCGCGCCCGGCGACGTGATCGAGATCCACCGCGGGCGCTACTTTGAGAACCTGCTGATCGAAAAACCACTGACTTTGCGCGGCATCGACCGCCCGACGGTGAGCGGCGGCCTGAAGGGCGACACCATCCGCATCACCGCCGAGGACGTGGTGATCGACGGGCTGATCGTCAGCGACTCCGGCGACAGCCTGCTCGACCAGAACGCAGGCATCTACATCTGGCCGGGCGCGCATCGGGCCGTGGTGCGCAACTGCGACCTCACCTACAACCTGTTCGGCTTGTGGGTGGAAGGCGCCGACGACGTGCTGATCGAAAACAACGTGATCACCGGCAAGCGCGAATACCGCTCGCCGATGCGCGGCAACGGCATCCAGCTCTACAACACGCGACGCGCACGGGTGTTTGACAACAACATCAGCTTCGTGCGCGATGCGCTCTACGTCGATGTGACCCACGACGCCATTTTCCGCGGCAACAAGCTGCACCACAGCCGCTACGGCACCCACTACATGAACTCCTACCGCAACCTGTGGGAGGACAACGACGTGTGGATGAACCGCGGCGGGTTGGCGCTGATGGAAGTACGTGACCAGGTGGTGCGCAACAACCGTGTCTGGGCCAATTCGGACCACGGCATCATGCTGCGCACCATCCAGGACTCCAAGGTGGAAGGCAATGTGCTGGCCGGAAACGCCCGCGGTTTTTTCATCTACGACGCCGAGTACAACACCCTGCGCGACAACCTGATCACCGACAACATCGTCGGCGTGCACCTGTGGGCCGGCTCCAAGAACAACGTGGTCGAAGGCAACGACTTTGTCGCCAACCGTGAGCAGGTGCGCTACGTGGGTGCCCGCGACATGGTGTGGGGCGAAGAATCCGGCAACCACTGGAGCAACTACCTGGGCTGGGACCGCAACGGCGACGGTCTGGGCGATGTGCCCTACGAGGCCAACGACCTGGTCGACCGTCTGTCCTGGCGCCACCCGATGATGAAACTGCTGCTCGCCAGCCCCGCGGTGCAGACATTGCGCCTGGTCGGCCAGCAGTTCCCCCTGCTGCGTGCACCCAGCGTGGTCGACCCGAATCCGCGCATGCAGCCAAATAACGATAACTGGAGAAACTGGCGTGGAAAGCACTACCCCGGCAGCCGCTGA
- a CDS encoding ABC transporter permease, with amino-acid sequence MEFSQIATIAGKEFWDRIRNRWVLAVALVFTAFALVIAYFGAAQQGTVGFRSIELTIASLVSLVIYLIPLIALVLGFDAIVGERERGSLDLLLSMPITRFELILGKYLGLAAALAFSTVAGFGLVAVVLSAQLDLAALFHYFGFMVSSVLLGMAFLSLAVMLSVFAADRTRASGLAIAMWFFFVLVFDLLLLGALVLTGGQFGGEALPWLLLLNPADVFRILNIFSMDDVRTLYGLATVFPPTLAEPWLLTLVMLGWIAAPLGVASWRFGK; translated from the coding sequence ATGGAGTTCTCGCAAATCGCCACCATCGCCGGCAAGGAATTCTGGGACCGCATCCGCAACCGCTGGGTGCTGGCCGTGGCCCTGGTGTTTACCGCCTTCGCACTGGTCATCGCCTACTTCGGCGCCGCCCAACAAGGCACGGTGGGTTTCCGCTCGATTGAGCTCACCATCGCCAGCCTGGTCAGCCTGGTGATCTACCTGATCCCGTTGATCGCCCTGGTGCTGGGCTTCGACGCCATCGTCGGCGAGCGCGAACGCGGCTCGCTCGATCTATTGCTGTCGATGCCGATCACCCGCTTCGAGCTCATCCTCGGCAAGTACCTGGGGCTGGCCGCCGCGCTGGCGTTTTCCACCGTAGCCGGCTTCGGCCTGGTGGCGGTGGTGCTCTCGGCACAACTCGACCTTGCCGCGCTGTTTCACTACTTCGGCTTCATGGTGAGCTCGGTGCTGCTCGGCATGGCCTTCCTCAGCCTCGCTGTGATGCTCTCGGTGTTCGCTGCCGACCGCACCCGCGCCTCGGGCCTGGCGATCGCCATGTGGTTCTTCTTCGTGCTGGTGTTCGACCTGCTGCTGCTCGGCGCGCTGGTATTGACCGGCGGCCAATTCGGTGGCGAAGCGCTGCCCTGGCTGCTGCTGCTCAACCCGGCGGACGTGTTCCGCATCCTCAACATCTTCAGCATGGACGACGTGCGCACCCTGTACGGCCTGGCTACGGTTTTCCCGCCCACCTTGGCCGAACCCTGGTTGCTCACCCTCGTCATGCTGGGCTGGATCGCCGCGCCGCTGGGCGTGGCGAGCTGGCGCTTCGGCAAATGA
- a CDS encoding c-type cytochrome → MKFKTLGIAAFLTALLAACGQDAPPPAPASAPAPVAAAPAPAYAPAATPVNTAGESVYKKTCAMCHGAGVAGAPKLGDKADWGPRLAQGIDTLYKHAIEGFTGEKGMMPPRGGGASLTDDEVKAAVDYMVAKVQ, encoded by the coding sequence ATGAAGTTCAAAACCTTAGGCATCGCTGCATTTCTCACCGCGCTGTTGGCGGCATGCGGCCAGGATGCGCCGCCACCCGCACCGGCTTCTGCGCCTGCACCGGTGGCCGCGGCGCCTGCACCGGCATACGCCCCGGCTGCCACGCCGGTCAATACCGCCGGAGAGAGCGTGTATAAAAAAACCTGTGCCATGTGTCATGGCGCCGGGGTGGCCGGCGCGCCCAAGCTTGGCGATAAGGCGGACTGGGGCCCGCGCCTGGCACAGGGCATCGATACCCTCTACAAACACGCCATCGAAGGCTTCACGGGCGAGAAGGGCATGATGCCGCCGCGCGGTGGCGGCGCCTCGCTGACCGATGATGAGGTCAAGGCGGCAGTAGATTACATGGTCGCCAAAGTGCAGTGA
- a CDS encoding nitrous oxide reductase accessory protein NosL, with the protein MCNHHRCISRRRFLAATAASGLLAACGQSSTDGSALVPVEIDRSTACALDGMLLADYPGPKAQIHYQGRAEPDFFCDTVEMFSIYLNPEQVRTVRGLFVQDMGKANWDAPIGHWIDARGAWYVVGSKRLGSMGPTIGSFAQESDARKFAEEYGGNVLRFADITPDMVVLDGGALHDQRM; encoded by the coding sequence ATGTGCAACCATCACCGCTGCATCAGCCGCCGCCGCTTCCTGGCGGCAACGGCCGCCTCGGGCCTGCTGGCCGCATGCGGGCAGTCATCGACCGATGGCAGCGCGCTGGTGCCGGTCGAGATCGACCGCAGCACCGCCTGCGCGCTCGACGGCATGCTGCTTGCCGACTACCCCGGCCCCAAGGCGCAGATCCACTACCAGGGCCGCGCCGAGCCCGACTTCTTCTGCGACACCGTGGAGATGTTCTCCATCTATTTGAACCCCGAGCAGGTGCGCACGGTGCGTGGGCTGTTCGTGCAGGACATGGGCAAGGCCAACTGGGACGCACCGATCGGCCACTGGATCGACGCACGCGGCGCCTGGTACGTGGTCGGTTCCAAGCGATTGGGCTCCATGGGCCCCACCATCGGCAGTTTTGCTCAAGAAAGCGACGCCAGAAAGTTTGCCGAAGAATATGGCGGCAATGTGCTGCGATTTGCCGACATCACGCCCGACATGGTGGTGCTCGACGGTGGTGCCCTCCACGACCAAAGGATGTAA
- a CDS encoding aspartate ammonia-lyase, which yields MTTRIEHDLLGDMELPAECWFGIQTQRAVDNFAITGVPISHFPHFINALAMVKAAAARANCELGLLPPHKAEAIIAACEDIMRGRLHEAFVVDLIQGGAGTSTNMNANEVIANLALEKLGYPKGAYEHLHPNDDVNKSQSTNDAYPTAVCVGLQFATEPLIEAITSLKSALAEKGREFADVLKMGRTQLQDAVPMTLGQEFDAFAVNLGEDIDRLREVCVLLCEVNLGGTAIGTGINTHPDYARLAVRHLAEISGKPIVPAANLVEATSDMGAFVLFSGVLKRLAVKLSKLANDLRLLSSGPRTGLGEIHLPPMQPGSSIMPGKVNPVIPEAVNQTAFQVIGNDLAVTLAAEAGQLQLNAMEPLIVYNLFSSLKMLATACRMLEVRCIRGIRANREQCRAHVERSIGVVTALVPYIGYANASRIAAQALTSQATVCELVIAEGLLSAEQVDRLLSPQAMLAPQVAA from the coding sequence ATGACGACCCGCATCGAACACGATTTGCTCGGCGACATGGAATTGCCTGCCGAGTGCTGGTTTGGCATTCAGACCCAGCGTGCGGTGGATAACTTTGCGATTACCGGGGTGCCGATCAGTCACTTTCCCCATTTCATCAACGCGCTGGCAATGGTCAAGGCTGCCGCCGCGCGTGCCAATTGCGAACTCGGCTTGCTGCCGCCGCACAAGGCCGAGGCCATCATTGCCGCCTGCGAGGACATCATGCGCGGTCGCCTGCATGAGGCGTTCGTGGTCGATCTGATCCAGGGCGGCGCCGGTACCTCGACCAACATGAATGCCAATGAGGTGATCGCCAATCTTGCGCTGGAAAAGCTGGGTTACCCCAAGGGGGCGTATGAGCACCTGCATCCAAACGACGATGTGAATAAATCGCAGTCGACCAACGACGCCTATCCCACGGCGGTGTGTGTCGGTTTGCAGTTCGCTACCGAGCCGCTGATCGAGGCGATTACCAGTCTGAAGTCAGCCTTGGCGGAAAAGGGCCGGGAATTTGCCGATGTGCTGAAAATGGGGCGCACCCAGTTGCAAGATGCGGTGCCCATGACCTTGGGTCAGGAGTTTGACGCCTTTGCGGTGAATCTCGGGGAGGATATCGACCGCTTGCGCGAAGTCTGCGTGTTGTTGTGCGAGGTCAACCTTGGCGGTACTGCGATCGGCACGGGTATCAATACCCATCCGGACTACGCTCGGCTGGCGGTGCGCCATCTTGCCGAAATTTCCGGTAAGCCGATTGTGCCAGCCGCGAACCTGGTCGAGGCGACCTCGGATATGGGCGCTTTCGTGTTGTTTTCCGGGGTGTTGAAGCGGCTGGCAGTCAAGCTTTCCAAACTTGCCAACGATTTGCGCTTGCTCTCCAGCGGTCCGCGTACCGGTCTGGGTGAAATTCACTTGCCGCCGATGCAGCCGGGTTCGTCGATCATGCCCGGCAAAGTCAATCCGGTGATCCCGGAAGCAGTGAATCAGACTGCTTTCCAGGTCATCGGTAACGACTTGGCAGTGACCTTGGCGGCCGAGGCCGGCCAGTTGCAACTCAATGCCATGGAGCCGCTGATCGTCTATAACCTGTTTTCTTCGCTGAAAATGCTTGCTACCGCCTGCCGTATGCTGGAAGTGCGCTGCATTCGCGGTATCCGCGCCAATCGCGAGCAGTGTCGGGCTCATGTCGAGCGCAGTATCGGCGTGGTCACCGCGTTGGTGCCGTATATCGGCTATGCCAATGCTTCGCGCATTGCTGCTCAGGCACTTACCAGTCAGGCCACGGTGTGCGAGTTGGTGATTGCCGAAGGCTTGCTTTCGGCCGAGCAAGTCGATCGGCTGCTTAGTCCGCAGGCCATGTTGGCGCCGCAGGTTGCCGCGTGA